The proteins below are encoded in one region of Gammaproteobacteria bacterium:
- a CDS encoding sigma-E factor negative regulatory protein: protein MSEELVSALLDGECDDHEIERALAAFERDEAARAGFSRMQYVRDASRGVVAAFDPSFADRVMLAIGDEIPDGGHGLSGGVSGNVVPLRRRRPVWVQASGFAVAASVVAAVVVGVMVNGPELGEVQLASQNDDSYVSPVAMSAPATVAPATVANGATVQAVATVPQTSPAMTRQAAQLRWAQIEDDQARQLNNYLIDYSNYRSVQGVGGTLGYARFAAHTADYRSQED, encoded by the coding sequence ATGTCCGAAGAACTGGTTTCCGCGTTACTGGACGGCGAATGCGACGATCATGAGATCGAACGCGCATTGGCTGCATTCGAACGCGACGAGGCCGCGCGCGCTGGTTTCAGTCGCATGCAATACGTACGGGATGCGTCGCGCGGTGTCGTGGCGGCATTCGATCCTTCGTTTGCCGATCGGGTCATGCTCGCCATCGGCGATGAGATCCCGGATGGCGGACATGGTTTGTCCGGCGGCGTATCTGGCAACGTCGTGCCCTTGCGCCGCCGTAGGCCGGTCTGGGTGCAGGCCTCCGGCTTCGCCGTCGCCGCCAGCGTGGTGGCGGCCGTGGTGGTCGGTGTGATGGTCAACGGCCCCGAACTCGGTGAAGTGCAGCTCGCCAGCCAGAACGACGACAGCTATGTTTCGCCGGTGGCGATGTCCGCGCCAGCGACCGTAGCGCCAGCGACCGTAGCCAACGGCGCCACGGTGCAAGCGGTGGCGACGGTGCCGCAGACCTCGCCGGCCATGACGCGTCAGGCCGCGCAGTTGCGCTGGGCCCAGATCGAGGATGATCAGGCGCGTCAGCTCAACAACTATCTGATCGACTACAGCAATTACCGCTCGGTGCAGGGGGTAGGGGGTACCCTTGGCTACGCCCGGTTTGCCGCGCATACCGCCGACTACCGGTCGCAGGAAGACTGA